From the genome of Thauera chlorobenzoica:
CCTCAGTACGCGAAGCGTTCGAGTTCCTCTTCCGGCTGCTACGTCGTATCGATGAAGCACCCGATGATGTGGTCTACTTCGCCGAGGAAGCCGGCTCATGGCAGCTTGGCGTCAACTGGCAAGTGGTATTCCCCGCCTACTTTCGATGCTTGGCTGAGATGGCATCCCCCGAAGAATTCGCGAGAACCATTGATCAGATGATCCGTGCCTTCGCTGAGCATGAGCGGCCACTGCATCTGAGAACGGCACACCAGGTGGCGTCGGCCGCGCAGCAGGCCAAACTTCGAGCATTGAGCGGGACGGGTGGATGACAGCCATAGTCATTAGAGGAGGTCGATCGGCGAAAGCCAGCAGAGATTTGCGTTGGACCACCGAAAGTCGCGCGCTGGGGGATGCGTCAGGTTTCGGCCACCTGCTGCCGTTGGGCTTTCCCGGTTCAACGTCAGGAGCAGACTGATTGCTGTCGCTCAGGCTTCGGGGCCGGCTGAGTTTTCTCGACCCAATCCGGACTTTGTGCGTCAGACCGGAATATGGCGGTAATGAGCCAGACAGCCGCCACTCAACTGGCTTCAATCTTACTGGAAGCGGTGTGATTCAGCTGGCTATTGAAGGAACGCATAGACCGCTGGCGGATCGCTGCGGCATCGTCGGTTGCCATAGGCACTGCAAGCATTCGCTGGAAAAGCCGTCTGTCAGCCAGTGCGACCGCCGCGCCTTTGTCAAGGCTGGCTCAGTATCGCTTCGGAACGTACAACTCCGGCGGCATCACGCTTCGTTCGTAGTCCGGGTTGAAAACCCGATCGGGCAGAACGACAGGGGTTTGTGGAACGTCCTCGTAGGGGATGTGCTCAAGCAGGTGTGAAATGCAGTTAAGGCGGGCGCGCTTCTTGTCGTTGGCCTCGACGATGTACCACGGTGCCTCGGGGATGTTCGTCCGTGCGAGCATGTCCTCCTTCGCCTTCGTATAGTCCTCCCAGCGAACACGGGATTGCAGGTCCATCGGACTGAGTTTCCATTGTTTCAGCGGATCATGAATGCGCATCAGGAAGCGCAGCTGTTGTTCCTCGTCGGCAAGGGAGAACCAGTATTTGACTAGACGAATGCCTGAACGCACGAGCATGCGCTCGAATTCGGGAACGTCTTCGAAAAACTGTTGCACCTCGTCCGGTGAAGCGAAGCCCATTACGCGCTCGACGCCAGCACGGTTGTACCAAGAACGGTCGAAGAGGACGATCTCTCCAGCAGCGGGCAAGTGAGGTACGTAGCGCTGGAAATACCACTGGGTCATTTCCCGCTCGGTTGGCTTGGCTAGTGCCGCCACGCGGCAGACGCGTGGGTTCAGACGTTGGGTGATGCGCTTGATGACGCTTCCCTTGCCTGCCGCGTCCCGGCCTTCGAAGATCACCACCACTTTTTCGCCGTGGTGTTCAACCCAGTCCTGCAGCTTGATGAGTTCTGCCTGCAGCTTGATCAGCTCAGTGAAGTATGTGCGACGGTCCAGAGTGTCGGCATGCTGCTTCTTGTAGACCTTGCGCAGTTCGAGTGACAGGACAGATTCCGAGAGTTCGAGTTCGAAGTCTTCGTCAGACTCATCGTCGAGTTCGGCTTTCAACCATTCCAACGCACCCTTGTGGGTTTCCGACATGTCGATCCTCTAATCATTGTCCTCACGAGCCTGCGCCCGCGTTCCCTACTACGAAACTTCAAGAAGCGGGGGCAACCAGATCGACCGTGATCTGATTCCGATTCTGAATGGAAACGATCAAACCGAAGCGTGCTCCATCCTTGAGGTA
Proteins encoded in this window:
- the ppk2 gene encoding polyphosphate kinase 2 codes for the protein MSETHKGALEWLKAELDDESDEDFELELSESVLSLELRKVYKKQHADTLDRRTYFTELIKLQAELIKLQDWVEHHGEKVVVIFEGRDAAGKGSVIKRITQRLNPRVCRVAALAKPTEREMTQWYFQRYVPHLPAAGEIVLFDRSWYNRAGVERVMGFASPDEVQQFFEDVPEFERMLVRSGIRLVKYWFSLADEEQQLRFLMRIHDPLKQWKLSPMDLQSRVRWEDYTKAKEDMLARTNIPEAPWYIVEANDKKRARLNCISHLLEHIPYEDVPQTPVVLPDRVFNPDYERSVMPPELYVPKRY